A genomic region of Elaeis guineensis isolate ETL-2024a chromosome 9, EG11, whole genome shotgun sequence contains the following coding sequences:
- the LOC105051226 gene encoding protein FLX-like 4, producing MDLHGRVPSAFERRPVQAPGLMRDGPFRGPGPAGHHPLEPLPRPELLENKISAQAAEMERLARENHRLAASNTNLREELLATQQGLQRVQVHIGSFQTESDIQVKGLLEKIGKLEADIRAGEMVKKELQQAHLELQSLIAARQELVIKIQRTTEELQKASTEIKKLPEMHAELDGLRQEHQKLRAAFEYEKGANMEQVEQMRAMDKNLISMAREVEKLRAEVLNAEKRAHAPNSYGVIYGNPHPVNPSAGQGSGYPEHDYRQGGVYADTVYSHGGGYPNAGIGPGGPGSYSEAYGRTQAPITGGAAGELYNAYGGVSGAGNSDGYGSMQIPMTGGTVARMGTDSSGRVNTVGYDAARGGATSTQR from the exons ATGGATTTGCATGGACGTGTTCCATCTGCATTTGAAAGACGGCCTGTCCAGGCTCCGGGGTTGATGCGTGATGGCCCTTTTCGTGGGCCAGGTCCTGCTGGTCACCACCCTTTAGAGCCACTACCCCGACCGGAGCTCCTGGAAAATAAGATTTCAGCTCAAGCAGCTGAAATGGAAAGGCTTGCAAGAGAAAACCATAGACTGGCAGCAAGCAATACGAACTTGAGAGAGGAGCTCCTTGCCACCCAGCAGGGATTGCAGAGAGTGCAGGTTCATATTGGTAGTTTCCAAACTGAAAGTGATATCCAGGTCAAGGGATTGTTGGAAAAGATTGGAAAACTAGAGGCTGATATCCGTGCTGGTGAGATGGTAAAGAAGGAATTGCAACAAGCACACTTGGAGTTGCAGAGCCTAATTGCTGCAAGACAAGAACTAGTCATCAAAATCCAGCGTACCACTGAAGAACTCCAGAAAGCCTCCACAGAAATCAAAAAGTTGCCTGAGATGCATGCTGAGCTGGATGGGTTAAGACAGGAACATCAGAAATTACG TGCTGCTTTTGAGTATGAAAAAGGTGCAAACATGGAGCAAGTTGAGCAGATGCGGGCAATGGACAAGAACCTGATATCAATGGCTCGGGAAGTTGAAAAGCTACGAGCTGAGGTGCTAAATGCTGAGAAAAGAGCACATG CACCGAACTCGTATGGAGTAATATATGGTAATCCACATCCTGTCAATCCATCTGCAGGACAGGGTAGTGGATACCCAGAACATGATTATAGACAAGGTGGTGTCTATGCAGACACTGTTTACAGCCATGGTGGTGGCTATCCAAATGCTGGCATTGGACCTGGCGGTCCTGGCAGCTATTCTGAAGCATATGGAAGAACTCAGGCTCCAATCACTGGTGGGGCAGCAGGAGAGCTATATAATGCATATGGTGGTGTGAGTGGTGCTGGGAATTCAGATGGTTATGGGAGCATGCAGATCCCAATGACTGGTGGGACAGTAGCGAGAATGGGAACGGATTCCTCTGGTCGTGTTAACACAGTTGGTTATGATGCTGCAAGAGGAGGTGCGACATCTACTCAAAGGTAA